The sequence AGGCTGGACTGGCCATTGGCCATGGGTTCCGGCAGCGTCCTTCCCATGAACGCCCCCTTGGTCGCCGCAGCCTGCCTCGCGTTTGCCACCCTTGCTTCACACGCCGGTATCGAATCGCTTTTCGATGGCCATTCCTTCAAGGGCTGGGATGGCGACACCAACAAGACTTGGCGCATCGAGTACGGGGCCCTAGTCGGCGGGTCCCTCACTGACACCGTCCCCCGGAACGAATTCCTCGCCACCACCGAGCGCTATACGAACTTCGTCCTGCGCCTCAAGGTCCGCCTCCTCGGCACCGAGGGCTTCGTCAACTCGGGAATCCAGATTCGCAGCGAACGCGTCCCCAACCACCACGAAATGATCGGGTATCAGGCCGATGTCGGGAAGGGTTGGTGGGGCGCCCTCTACGACGAGAGCCGCCGCAACAAGATCCTGGCCAAGCCCGAGGAAGGAGTGGCCGAGCGCGCCGTCAAGGAGGGCGAATGGAACCATTACGAAATGCGGGCCGAAGGACGCCGCGTGGTGCTCACCATCAATGGGGTCCAGACCATCGACTACACCGAACCCGATGAGTCCCTGGCCCAGTTTGGACGCATCGGCCTCCAGATCCATGGGGGCGGCAAGGGTCTGGTGGCATTCAAGGACATCAACCTCGAGCGCCTGCCCTGACCGGGGTCAGGGCGCCAATGGCAACGCCGTGGCCAAGGCGGTGTCGTCCGCCCATAGGCGCAGATCGCCGCCCGTTTCCCGCATCCGCATGTGGAGAGTGGACCATAGCTTCCGGCCCCGGATCTCAGCCATGGCGTGGCGGTTGAACCAGACATCCTCCTTGCCGCGATCGCGCTCGACGGTGAGGCGGAAAAAATCGAGCGCCCCCAGCAGTCCTCCCCACATCCGCACGGCGCCTTCCGTGTGAGCCTCCGCCCGGGCGATCTCGAACTCCGTTTCATCGATCCAGACCGTTCCGTGCAGGCGATTGATAATCCGGTCCATCAACCGCTCCTCCGGAAGCGGGCCCGTTTTCGGCCGGAAGATCAGGACATGGCATCCCCGACCCCGCACTTCTTCACGGCGGTCCCAAGTGAACTTGAACCGCTCGAAAAGCTCTTCGTTGACCAACTGATCCATCCGGTCCGTTGAGGATTGCCCGGGCCCGACCGCGTACTTGTCGCGCCATCTTCGTTCCCGCTCGGACAACGCGGAACTCTCCTCGTCCGACAACCGTTTGCCATTCAAGGCCATCAACCGGTTGTGCGTCATCCCCCGGGTGAGTGTCACTTGGTACTCCTTCTCCACCGTTCGTCGGACGGTTCCGCCACCATCGAGGTTCTCGACGACGGACCACTTGCGGTGGGTGTACACCGGGGCACTGGCGGCCTCGGAGAGGGCCTTGGCCCGCTCGAAGGTGCGCCGCAGCAATCCTTCGACATCCGGCGTCACGGCATCTCCGCCCGTCCCATCTGCCGTCGTTCCCGGGATAAAGTGCAGCATGAGCGCCAAACCCAGCCAGATGGAATGCCGCCCAGACATGGCAACCACCTTCCGGTTCCGTTACCCGGTGCGCAAGGCAGCAAGCATGGGCCTTGGGGCTCAATTAAATAATAGGACTGACAAAATACTGCCGACCGAAATCGTTTAAATAGCCTGTCCATTTATCTTATTGTTTATCGTTGACTGTCCGCGATCAGGTCATCCCCAGCGGTAGAGGGTAGGATGGGATTTCTGGCGGGATACTGGGGAAAATCGAATAGTCCACAATCACATGCCTGACCCGTAGAATAATAGGCCTGACAAACTGAAGTTGACTAAAATCATATAATATGACCGGCCTTTGATTATTGACTTTCTTAAAACATAAATATAATAGGACTGACAAGCTAATGTTGACCGAAATCGTATAAGAAGACCGACAGTGAATTATTGACGGTCCGCGATCAGGTCATCCCCAGCGGCAGGATGGGATTTCTGGTGGGGTACTGGGGAAAAGCGCATAGTCCACAATAAAATGGCTGCCGCTATACTATTTGGTTTTGCGGGTTGGGGGGGCGGAACGGCGGGAATGGGGGGATCTGACGTGATTCGGGCAGGACGGCGGCCGGGGGGGGGGTACCGCTCGGACAGGTCCCGCGGTTGCGGGGATTCAGTTTCCTGTTGTTCGCATAGGCGTTGAATATTTGGGGCAGCCCAAAGAAAAAAGAACTCGCCCGGGGGCCGCTTCCGCGGCTACGAGACGGGCGCGGTCTTGTTCGCCTGCGTCTGTGAGCCTGCGAATCGACAACTACGGACCGGATGCC comes from Verrucomicrobiia bacterium and encodes:
- a CDS encoding DUF1080 domain-containing protein, with translation MNAPLVAAACLAFATLASHAGIESLFDGHSFKGWDGDTNKTWRIEYGALVGGSLTDTVPRNEFLATTERYTNFVLRLKVRLLGTEGFVNSGIQIRSERVPNHHEMIGYQADVGKGWWGALYDESRRNKILAKPEEGVAERAVKEGEWNHYEMRAEGRRVVLTINGVQTIDYTEPDESLAQFGRIGLQIHGGGKGLVAFKDINLERLP